One genomic region from Corvus hawaiiensis isolate bCorHaw1 chromosome 28, bCorHaw1.pri.cur, whole genome shotgun sequence encodes:
- the AP3D1 gene encoding AP-3 complex subunit delta-1 isoform X1, with product MALKMVKGSIDRMFDKNLQDLVRGIRNHKEDEAKYISQCIDEIKQELKQDNIAVKANAVCKLTYLQMLGYDISWAAFNIIEVMSASKFTFKRIGYLAASQCFHEGTDVIMLTTNQIRKDLSSPNQYDTGVALTGLSCFVTPDLARDLANDIMTLMSHTKPYIRKKAVLIMYKVFLKYPESLRPAFPRLKEKLEDPDPGVQSAAVNVICELARRNPKNYLSLAPLFFKLMTSSTNNWVLIKIIKLFGALTPLEPRLGKKLIEPLTNLIHSTSAMSLLYECVNTVIAVLISLSSGMPNHSASIQLCVQKLRILIEDSDQNLKYLGLLAMSKILKTHPKSVQSHKDLILQCLDDKDESIRLRALDLLYGMVSKKNLMEIVKKLMIHVDKAEGTTYRDELLTKIIDICSQSNYQYITNFEWYISILVELTRLEGTRHGHLIAAQMLDVAIRVKAIRKFAVSQMAMLLDNAHLIASNTQRNGICEVLYAAAWICGEFSEHLEEANQTLEAMLRPKVTTLPGHIQAVYVQNMVKLYASILQQKEQAGEKEAAQEITQLMIERLPQFVQSADLEVQERASCILQLIKYIQKLQVKEVPVAEEVIALFAGELNPVAPKAQKKVPVPEGLDLDAWINEPPSDSESEDEKPKTIFHEEEQRHSRHRQPEIDEEELARRREARKQEQANNPFYIKSSPSPQKRYQDTPGVEHIPVVQIDLSVPLKVPGMPMSDQYVKLEEERRHKQKLEKDKKKKKQKKEKRGKHHRHNSLHTESEEDIAPAHHVDIITEEMPENALPSDEDDKDPNDPYKALDIDLDNLVSGKPSRPLADSEKLPVQRHRNVETLKSPDSEVPLVEKKSKKPKKKEKKHKEKERDKGKKKEKEKKVVQEEEEEGKKGEDLDFWLSTAPPAAPTPQPQSEPGMGTAVVAEPQEVKTEEREEQDEEEEDEGKKSSKHKKKKHKKEKEEKSKDKKKSKKKSHHGEEEPPESVQNGTLEDEPLPPMSSYRLLAENPYIKMTYDIQGNLQNDSQVTVSVIFENKSTSFLKSMELNVLDSLNTKMLRPEGSSVHDGIPVPFQLPPGISNEAQFVFTLQSIVMAQKLKGTLSFIVKNDEGSTHEKLDFKLHFSCASYLITTPCYSDAFAKLLESGDLHMSSIKVDGISISFQHLLAKICFHHHFSVVERVDSCASMYSRSIQGHHVCLLVKKGENSVSIDGKCNDSTLLSNLLDEMKETLSKC from the exons gaTCTGAGTAGCCCTAACCAGTATGATACTGGAGTTGCACTGACTGGCTTGTCCTGTTTTGTTACTCCAGATCTTGCCAGGGACTTGGCAAATGACATCATGACATTG ATGTCTCACACAAAGCCTTACATCAGGAAGAAGGCAGTGTTAATCATGTACAAAGTTTTTTTGAAGTACCCAGAGTCCCTCCGTCCTGCATTTCCTCGCCTTAAAGAGAAACTTGAAGATCCAGATCCCG GTGTGCAGTCTGCTGCAGTAAATGTTATTTGTGAGCTGGCTCGACGCAATCCCAAAAATTACCTTTCCCTTGCTCCGCTCTTCTTCAAGTTGATGACGTCATCAACCAATAATTGGGTTctcattaaaattataaaactg TTTGGTGCTCTTACTCCATTAGAACCAAGACTGGGAAAGAAACTGATTGAGCCCCTGACCAACCTCATCCACAG CACCTCAGCCATGTCTCTCTTATATGAATGTGTGAACACAGTAATAGCAG ttctgATCTCTCTGTCCTCGGGGATGCCCAACCACAGCGCCAGCATCCAG ctttgtgttCAGAAGTTGAGGATACTGATAGAAGATTCTGACCAGAACT TGAAGTACCTGGGACTGCTGGCTATGTCCAAAATCCTGAAAACACACCCTAAGTCAGTTCAGTCTCACAAGGATCTCATTCTCCAATGTTTGGATGACAAAGATGAGTCCATCCGACTCAGAGCTTTAGATCTCCTCTATGGCATG GTCTCCAAGAAGAACTTGATGGAGATTGTGAAGAAACTGATGATTCACGTGGATAAAGCCGAAGGGACGACGTACCGAGATGAGCTGCTGACCAAAATCATAGACATCTGCAGCCAGTCCAACTATCAGTACATCACAAACTTTGAATG GTACATAAGCATCCTGGTGGAGCTGACCCGGCTGGAGGGCACGAGGCACGGGCACCTGATCGCAGCCCAGATGTTGGATGTGGCCATCAGAGTGAAAGCCATCCGGAAGTTCGCGGTGTCCCAGATGGCCATGCTGCTGGACAACGCCCACCTCATCGCCAGCAACACCCAGAGGAACGGCATCTGTGAGGTGCTCTATGCTGCTGCCTGGATCTGTGGGGAGTTCTCCGA ACACCTCGAGGAAGCAAACCAAACCCTAGAAGCAATGTTGAGGCCTAAAGTTACAACCCTGCCAGGCCACATCCAGGCTGTTTACGTGCAGAACATGGTGAAGCTCTACGCATCCATCctgcagcagaaggagcaggctggggaaaaggaagCAGCTCAGGAAATTACACAGCTGATGATCGAGCGCCTGCCTCAGTTTGTGCAGAGTGCAGATCTGGAGGTTCAGGAGAGG GCTTCTTGCATCTTGCAGCTAATAAAATACATTCAGAAGCTACAAGTAAAAGAAGTTCCTGTAGCTGAGGAAGTGATAGCCCTGTTTGCTGGTGAGCTGAACCCTGTGGCTCCTAAAGCACAGAAGAAAGTCCCTGTTCCTGAGGG CCTGGACCTCGATGCCTGGATCAATGAACCTCCATCAGACAGTGAGTCTGAAGATGAAAAGCCCAAAACAATATTTCATGAGGAGGAACAAAGGCATTCCAGACACAGACAGCCAGAAATAGATGAGGAAGAACTGGCCAGA CGTCGAGAAGCCCGGAAACAAGAACAGGCAAACAACCCATTTTATATTAAAAGCTCTCCTTCCCCTCAGAAG cGATACCAAGACACTCCAGGGGTGGAACATATTCCTGTGGTCCAGATCGACCTTTCTGTCCCATTAAAAGTTCCAG GAATGCCCATGTCAGACCAGTACGTGAAACTGGAAGAAGAGCGAAGGCATAAACAGAAACTggagaaagacaagaaaaagaaaaaacagaaaaaggagaagagagggaagCACCATCGCCACAACTCCCTGCACACAGAGAGTGAGGAGGACATTGCTCCAGCTCACCACGTCGACATCATCACGGAGGAGATGCCAGAG AATGCTTTGCCCAGTGATGAAGATGATAAAGATCCCAATGATCCCTATAAGGCACTTGACATAGATCTGGATAA TCTGGTTTCAGGGAAGCCTTCCAG ACCCTTAGCAGACAGCGAGAAGCTGCCAGTGCAGAGACACAGGAATGTTGAGACCCTGAAGTCACCAGACTCAGAAGTTCCCCTAGTAGAGAAGAAGAGCAAGAAAcccaaaaagaaggaaaagaaacataaagaaaaagagagagataaaggaaagaagaaagagaaagagaaaaaggtggtacaggaggaggaagaagaaggaaaaaag GGAGAAGACTTGGATTTCTGGCTCTCCACTGCTCCAccagctgctcccactcccCAGCCACAG AGTGAGCCTGGAATGGGCACTGCTGTGGTGGCTGAACCTCAAGAggtaaaaacagaagaaagggaagagcaagatgaggaggaggaagatgaaggaaag AAATCCTCCAAGcataagaagaaaaagcacaagaaagagaaagaagagaaatcaaaggataaaaagaaatccaaaaagAAGAGCCATCATGGCGAGGAGGAGCCCCCAGAGTCAGTGCAGAATGGGACCCTAGAGGATGAGCCACTACCG CCCATGTCCAGTTACCGCCTCCTTGCTGAAAACCCGTACATTAAAATG ACCTATGATATTCAAGGAAACCTCCAGAATGACAGCCAAGTTACTGTGTCTGTTATCTTTGAGAACAAAAGCACTAGCTTCCTTAAGAGCATGGAACTGAATGTCCTGGACTCTCTCAACACTAAAATGCTCCGACCGGAAGGATCATCAGTACACGATGGGATACCTGTGCCCTTCCAGCTCCCCCCTG GAATCTCTAATGAAGCCCAGTTTGTGTTTACACTTCAGAGTATTGTTATGGCTCAGAAGTTAAAAGGAACACTGTCCTTTATAGTCAAA AATGATGAAGGTTCAACCCATGAAAAACTAGATTTCAAATTGCACTTCAGTTGCGCTTCATACTTGATCACGACACCTTGCTACAG TGATGCTTTTGCCAAGCTCCTAGAGTCTGGAGATCTGCACATGAGTTCTATTAAAGTAGATGGAATTAGCATTTCTTTTCAACATCTACTGGCAAAGATCTGTTTTCATCATCATTTTTCAG tTGTGGAACGCGTTGATTCGTGTGCATCCATGTACAGCCGTTCTATCCAAGGCCATCACGTCTGCCTACTGGTAAAAAAG ggAGAGAACTCTGTATCCATAGATGGGAAATGTAATGATTCTACCCTGCTTAGCAACTTGTTGGATGAGATGAAAGAGACATTGTCCAAGTGCTGA
- the AP3D1 gene encoding AP-3 complex subunit delta-1 isoform X2, with protein MALKMVKGSIDRMFDKNLQDLVRGIRNHKEDEAKYISQCIDEIKQELKQDNIAVKANAVCKLTYLQMLGYDISWAAFNIIEVMSASKFTFKRIGYLAASQCFHEGTDVIMLTTNQIRKDLSSPNQYDTGVALTGLSCFVTPDLARDLANDIMTLMSHTKPYIRKKAVLIMYKVFLKYPESLRPAFPRLKEKLEDPDPGVQSAAVNVICELARRNPKNYLSLAPLFFKLMTSSTNNWVLIKIIKLFGALTPLEPRLGKKLIEPLTNLIHSTSAMSLLYECVNTVIAVLISLSSGMPNHSASIQLCVQKLRILIEDSDQNLKYLGLLAMSKILKTHPKSVQSHKDLILQCLDDKDESIRLRALDLLYGMVSKKNLMEIVKKLMIHVDKAEGTTYRDELLTKIIDICSQSNYQYITNFEWYISILVELTRLEGTRHGHLIAAQMLDVAIRVKAIRKFAVSQMAMLLDNAHLIASNTQRNGICEVLYAAAWICGEFSEHLEEANQTLEAMLRPKVTTLPGHIQAVYVQNMVKLYASILQQKEQAGEKEAAQEITQLMIERLPQFVQSADLEVQERASCILQLIKYIQKLQVKEVPVAEEVIALFAGELNPVAPKAQKKVPVPEGLDLDAWINEPPSDSESEDEKPKTIFHEEEQRHSRHRQPEIDEEELARRREARKQEQANNPFYIKSSPSPQKRYQDTPGVEHIPVVQIDLSVPLKVPGMPMSDQYVKLEEERRHKQKLEKDKKKKKQKKEKRGKHHRHNSLHTESEEDIAPAHHVDIITEEMPENALPSDEDDKDPNDPYKALDIDLDKPLADSEKLPVQRHRNVETLKSPDSEVPLVEKKSKKPKKKEKKHKEKERDKGKKKEKEKKVVQEEEEEGKKGEDLDFWLSTAPPAAPTPQPQSEPGMGTAVVAEPQEVKTEEREEQDEEEEDEGKKSSKHKKKKHKKEKEEKSKDKKKSKKKSHHGEEEPPESVQNGTLEDEPLPPMSSYRLLAENPYIKMTYDIQGNLQNDSQVTVSVIFENKSTSFLKSMELNVLDSLNTKMLRPEGSSVHDGIPVPFQLPPGISNEAQFVFTLQSIVMAQKLKGTLSFIVKNDEGSTHEKLDFKLHFSCASYLITTPCYSDAFAKLLESGDLHMSSIKVDGISISFQHLLAKICFHHHFSVVERVDSCASMYSRSIQGHHVCLLVKKGENSVSIDGKCNDSTLLSNLLDEMKETLSKC; from the exons gaTCTGAGTAGCCCTAACCAGTATGATACTGGAGTTGCACTGACTGGCTTGTCCTGTTTTGTTACTCCAGATCTTGCCAGGGACTTGGCAAATGACATCATGACATTG ATGTCTCACACAAAGCCTTACATCAGGAAGAAGGCAGTGTTAATCATGTACAAAGTTTTTTTGAAGTACCCAGAGTCCCTCCGTCCTGCATTTCCTCGCCTTAAAGAGAAACTTGAAGATCCAGATCCCG GTGTGCAGTCTGCTGCAGTAAATGTTATTTGTGAGCTGGCTCGACGCAATCCCAAAAATTACCTTTCCCTTGCTCCGCTCTTCTTCAAGTTGATGACGTCATCAACCAATAATTGGGTTctcattaaaattataaaactg TTTGGTGCTCTTACTCCATTAGAACCAAGACTGGGAAAGAAACTGATTGAGCCCCTGACCAACCTCATCCACAG CACCTCAGCCATGTCTCTCTTATATGAATGTGTGAACACAGTAATAGCAG ttctgATCTCTCTGTCCTCGGGGATGCCCAACCACAGCGCCAGCATCCAG ctttgtgttCAGAAGTTGAGGATACTGATAGAAGATTCTGACCAGAACT TGAAGTACCTGGGACTGCTGGCTATGTCCAAAATCCTGAAAACACACCCTAAGTCAGTTCAGTCTCACAAGGATCTCATTCTCCAATGTTTGGATGACAAAGATGAGTCCATCCGACTCAGAGCTTTAGATCTCCTCTATGGCATG GTCTCCAAGAAGAACTTGATGGAGATTGTGAAGAAACTGATGATTCACGTGGATAAAGCCGAAGGGACGACGTACCGAGATGAGCTGCTGACCAAAATCATAGACATCTGCAGCCAGTCCAACTATCAGTACATCACAAACTTTGAATG GTACATAAGCATCCTGGTGGAGCTGACCCGGCTGGAGGGCACGAGGCACGGGCACCTGATCGCAGCCCAGATGTTGGATGTGGCCATCAGAGTGAAAGCCATCCGGAAGTTCGCGGTGTCCCAGATGGCCATGCTGCTGGACAACGCCCACCTCATCGCCAGCAACACCCAGAGGAACGGCATCTGTGAGGTGCTCTATGCTGCTGCCTGGATCTGTGGGGAGTTCTCCGA ACACCTCGAGGAAGCAAACCAAACCCTAGAAGCAATGTTGAGGCCTAAAGTTACAACCCTGCCAGGCCACATCCAGGCTGTTTACGTGCAGAACATGGTGAAGCTCTACGCATCCATCctgcagcagaaggagcaggctggggaaaaggaagCAGCTCAGGAAATTACACAGCTGATGATCGAGCGCCTGCCTCAGTTTGTGCAGAGTGCAGATCTGGAGGTTCAGGAGAGG GCTTCTTGCATCTTGCAGCTAATAAAATACATTCAGAAGCTACAAGTAAAAGAAGTTCCTGTAGCTGAGGAAGTGATAGCCCTGTTTGCTGGTGAGCTGAACCCTGTGGCTCCTAAAGCACAGAAGAAAGTCCCTGTTCCTGAGGG CCTGGACCTCGATGCCTGGATCAATGAACCTCCATCAGACAGTGAGTCTGAAGATGAAAAGCCCAAAACAATATTTCATGAGGAGGAACAAAGGCATTCCAGACACAGACAGCCAGAAATAGATGAGGAAGAACTGGCCAGA CGTCGAGAAGCCCGGAAACAAGAACAGGCAAACAACCCATTTTATATTAAAAGCTCTCCTTCCCCTCAGAAG cGATACCAAGACACTCCAGGGGTGGAACATATTCCTGTGGTCCAGATCGACCTTTCTGTCCCATTAAAAGTTCCAG GAATGCCCATGTCAGACCAGTACGTGAAACTGGAAGAAGAGCGAAGGCATAAACAGAAACTggagaaagacaagaaaaagaaaaaacagaaaaaggagaagagagggaagCACCATCGCCACAACTCCCTGCACACAGAGAGTGAGGAGGACATTGCTCCAGCTCACCACGTCGACATCATCACGGAGGAGATGCCAGAG AATGCTTTGCCCAGTGATGAAGATGATAAAGATCCCAATGATCCCTATAAGGCACTTGACATAGATCTGGATAA ACCCTTAGCAGACAGCGAGAAGCTGCCAGTGCAGAGACACAGGAATGTTGAGACCCTGAAGTCACCAGACTCAGAAGTTCCCCTAGTAGAGAAGAAGAGCAAGAAAcccaaaaagaaggaaaagaaacataaagaaaaagagagagataaaggaaagaagaaagagaaagagaaaaaggtggtacaggaggaggaagaagaaggaaaaaag GGAGAAGACTTGGATTTCTGGCTCTCCACTGCTCCAccagctgctcccactcccCAGCCACAG AGTGAGCCTGGAATGGGCACTGCTGTGGTGGCTGAACCTCAAGAggtaaaaacagaagaaagggaagagcaagatgaggaggaggaagatgaaggaaag AAATCCTCCAAGcataagaagaaaaagcacaagaaagagaaagaagagaaatcaaaggataaaaagaaatccaaaaagAAGAGCCATCATGGCGAGGAGGAGCCCCCAGAGTCAGTGCAGAATGGGACCCTAGAGGATGAGCCACTACCG CCCATGTCCAGTTACCGCCTCCTTGCTGAAAACCCGTACATTAAAATG ACCTATGATATTCAAGGAAACCTCCAGAATGACAGCCAAGTTACTGTGTCTGTTATCTTTGAGAACAAAAGCACTAGCTTCCTTAAGAGCATGGAACTGAATGTCCTGGACTCTCTCAACACTAAAATGCTCCGACCGGAAGGATCATCAGTACACGATGGGATACCTGTGCCCTTCCAGCTCCCCCCTG GAATCTCTAATGAAGCCCAGTTTGTGTTTACACTTCAGAGTATTGTTATGGCTCAGAAGTTAAAAGGAACACTGTCCTTTATAGTCAAA AATGATGAAGGTTCAACCCATGAAAAACTAGATTTCAAATTGCACTTCAGTTGCGCTTCATACTTGATCACGACACCTTGCTACAG TGATGCTTTTGCCAAGCTCCTAGAGTCTGGAGATCTGCACATGAGTTCTATTAAAGTAGATGGAATTAGCATTTCTTTTCAACATCTACTGGCAAAGATCTGTTTTCATCATCATTTTTCAG tTGTGGAACGCGTTGATTCGTGTGCATCCATGTACAGCCGTTCTATCCAAGGCCATCACGTCTGCCTACTGGTAAAAAAG ggAGAGAACTCTGTATCCATAGATGGGAAATGTAATGATTCTACCCTGCTTAGCAACTTGTTGGATGAGATGAAAGAGACATTGTCCAAGTGCTGA